A genomic stretch from Mycobacterium paraterrae includes:
- a CDS encoding MFS transporter gives MRRVAAACMVGSAIEFYDFLIYGTAAALVFPTVFFPDLSPTLATIASMGTFASAFVSRPVGGAAFGYLGDRLGRKRSLIATLLIMATATVSVGLVPTTASIGAAAPFILVALRLIQGFAAGGEWAGSALLSIEYAPADRRGRYGMFTLLGGGLAALLTSLTFLSVNLSIGESSEAFLRWGWRIPFLVSSVLVGIALYVRLRIDETPVFAAEEARHLTPKAPLRELLRSQPREVALGGGSILSGMTFVYMAHTYLPHFAHSDLGYSRTFIWTVGALGGLASMTVVAISAVLSDRLGRRRTMMLGWAGCLLWAPAVIPLIETGKPVCYAVAVIGMLGIANIGSGPTGAFIPELFATRWRYSGAALAVNLAGVAGGALPPLLAGTLQASYGAWAIGPMLAVTALVSLGCTYTLPETKDAALQPDSIADAVPTGR, from the coding sequence ATGCGGCGAGTGGCCGCCGCATGTATGGTCGGCTCGGCGATCGAGTTCTACGACTTCCTGATCTATGGCACCGCCGCGGCGCTGGTGTTCCCTACGGTATTTTTTCCGGACCTGAGTCCGACCCTGGCCACCATCGCGTCGATGGGCACCTTCGCCAGCGCATTTGTGTCGCGTCCGGTAGGCGGCGCGGCATTCGGATACCTGGGCGACCGGTTGGGCCGAAAACGGTCTTTGATTGCCACGTTGCTGATCATGGCCACGGCGACCGTGAGCGTCGGCCTGGTGCCGACTACCGCCAGCATCGGTGCGGCGGCGCCATTCATCCTGGTCGCGTTGAGATTGATCCAGGGGTTCGCCGCCGGTGGGGAGTGGGCCGGGTCTGCGCTACTGAGCATCGAGTATGCGCCCGCCGACCGGCGCGGCCGTTATGGCATGTTCACCCTGCTCGGCGGCGGTCTGGCGGCGCTGCTTACCAGCCTGACGTTCCTCAGCGTGAACCTCAGCATCGGGGAAAGCAGCGAGGCGTTTTTGCGCTGGGGTTGGCGCATACCGTTCTTGGTCAGTTCGGTGCTGGTCGGCATTGCACTGTATGTACGACTGCGCATCGACGAGACCCCGGTGTTCGCCGCGGAAGAGGCCCGACACCTCACTCCGAAAGCGCCGCTGCGTGAGCTGCTGCGCAGTCAGCCGCGCGAAGTTGCATTGGGCGGCGGCAGCATTTTGAGCGGCATGACCTTCGTGTACATGGCGCACACTTACCTGCCTCACTTCGCGCACTCTGACCTCGGTTACAGCCGCACCTTCATTTGGACCGTCGGCGCACTCGGCGGCCTGGCGAGCATGACGGTCGTGGCGATCTCGGCGGTGCTGAGCGACCGGTTGGGCCGTCGGCGGACGATGATGCTGGGTTGGGCCGGCTGTCTGTTGTGGGCGCCCGCCGTGATTCCCCTTATAGAGACCGGCAAGCCGGTCTGCTACGCGGTAGCCGTCATCGGAATGCTGGGGATCGCCAACATCGGATCCGGACCGACCGGTGCCTTTATCCCCGAACTTTTCGCTACGCGCTGGCGCTACAGCGGAGCGGCACTCGCGGTCAACCTGGCGGGCGTCGCCGGCGGAGCCCTGCCGCCGCTGCTCGCCGGGACCTTGCAGGCGAGCTACGGCGCCTGGGCGATCGGTCCGATGCTGGCCGTTACTGCCTTGGTCAGCCTCGGCTGTACTTACACGTTGCCGGAAACCAAGGACGCCGCCCTGCAGCCCGATTCAATCGCCGACGCGGTACCGACGGGCCGCTGA
- a CDS encoding acyl-CoA synthetase — MLLSSLNPSVVAAGHDLEDAVRFEDVTLSRSDVVGAANSVAERVRGAGVIAVLATPTAPTALAIAGCLIAGVPVVPVPADVGEAERRHILIDSGAQGWLGPVPDEPEGLPHIPVRMGARSWHQQPEPSPRDTALIIYTSGTTGPPKGVQLSNQAIAADLDALAEAWQWTAEDTLVHGLPLFHVHGLVLGLLGSLRIGNRFVHTRRPTPEAYAAAGGTLYFGVPTVWSRVIADPAAAEALRSARLLVSGSAGLPVPVFDKLAALTGHAPVERYGSTESLITLSTRADGERRPGWVGVPLPGVESRLVDDDGKPVPHDAETIGRLQVRGPTLFNGYLNRPDATAEAFDADGWYRTGDVAVIDPDGMHRIVGRESVDLIKSGGYRVGAGEIETVLLGHPGVSEAAVVGVPDDDLGQRIVAFVVGDAEPPELIDYVAQQLSVHKRPREVRVMDALPRNAMGKVLKKQLLD, encoded by the coding sequence GTGCTGCTGTCCTCGCTGAACCCGTCCGTCGTCGCGGCTGGCCACGATCTCGAGGACGCCGTCCGGTTCGAGGACGTCACGCTGAGCCGCAGCGACGTCGTCGGGGCCGCGAACTCGGTCGCCGAGCGCGTCCGCGGCGCGGGCGTCATCGCCGTGCTGGCCACTCCGACCGCGCCGACCGCGCTGGCGATCGCCGGCTGCCTGATCGCCGGAGTGCCGGTGGTGCCGGTGCCCGCCGACGTCGGAGAGGCCGAGCGCCGCCACATCCTCATTGACTCGGGTGCTCAAGGTTGGCTCGGCCCGGTTCCGGACGAACCCGAAGGGCTGCCGCACATCCCGGTCCGGATGGGCGCTCGGTCCTGGCACCAGCAGCCCGAGCCGTCGCCGCGGGACACCGCGCTGATCATCTACACCTCGGGCACCACTGGTCCGCCCAAAGGAGTGCAGCTCAGCAACCAGGCGATCGCCGCCGACCTGGACGCGCTGGCCGAAGCCTGGCAGTGGACCGCCGAGGACACGCTGGTGCACGGTCTTCCGCTGTTTCACGTGCACGGGCTGGTGCTGGGACTGCTCGGTTCGCTGCGGATCGGAAATCGCTTCGTGCACACCAGAAGACCGACCCCGGAGGCTTACGCGGCCGCCGGTGGCACGCTGTACTTCGGCGTCCCCACGGTCTGGTCGCGGGTGATCGCCGACCCGGCCGCCGCCGAGGCGCTGCGTTCGGCGCGGTTGCTGGTGTCCGGGAGCGCGGGCCTGCCGGTGCCGGTGTTCGACAAGCTGGCAGCACTGACGGGGCATGCGCCTGTGGAGCGGTACGGCTCCACCGAGTCGTTGATCACGTTGTCCACCCGCGCCGACGGCGAGCGTCGCCCCGGTTGGGTCGGTGTGCCGCTGCCGGGAGTCGAGTCCCGGTTGGTCGACGACGACGGCAAGCCAGTGCCGCATGATGCCGAAACCATTGGCCGTCTGCAGGTTCGGGGTCCGACGTTGTTCAACGGCTACCTGAACCGACCGGATGCGACCGCGGAGGCGTTCGACGCCGACGGCTGGTACCGCACGGGAGACGTCGCGGTCATCGACCCCGACGGGATGCACCGCATCGTCGGCCGCGAATCGGTCGACCTGATCAAGTCCGGGGGATACCGCGTCGGGGCCGGTGAAATCGAGACCGTCCTGCTCGGACATCCGGGCGTCTCGGAGGCCGCGGTAGTTGGTGTGCCCGACGACGACCTGGGCCAGCGAATCGTCGCGTTCGTCGTCGGTGACGCCGAGCCGCCAGAGCTGATCGATTATGTGGCGCAACAACTTTCTGTGCACAAGCGACCACGCGAGGTCAGGGTGATGGACGCGTTGCCGCGCAACGCGATGGGGAAGGTGCTCAAGAAGCAACTCCTGGACTGA